The Chryseobacterium shigense genomic sequence TAAAAGCATTCCACCCATTTAAAAGGATGGAACGAAATGAGAATATTGCCATTGATAGTAGTTTTAAAATTAATTTTAAAAATTTTTCAATATCTCATATTCCATAATTTAAGCTAATTATTTAAAATCTTTAAATTAGATTAATCCAAATTTTTATTCTGGAATTATAATTACGGCCTTCAAGTCTTTTTCTCATATCTCTTTTTAAATATTATTATCCACAATTGGGAACATTGTTCTTATTATCTCTGAAATAGTTATAGACCATTGTCTTTTTTAATCCCGTCAGATCCATTACTTTTTTGGGAGTAACCTTACCGCCTGTATGACAATCCCAATTGCAGAATAATTCCGAGATCTGGTTTTTCTTTTCTAGTGTTTTTTCTCGTTTTTCTTGGTTTAATACATCTAGACATTTTCTACTTTTTTCAACAGGAGTCAGGGTAACATCCTGAAAAAAGAATCTTTTTGTTTTATTGGTTCTGAGAGCTTTTCTGGCATTAAACGCTTTGTCTATTATTTCCCGCACTTCTTTATTTTCTAATGGTACAAGCAGATTGAGCATATTAGCTGTGTGAATCAACTTAGAAAGCGTTTCTATACTAAGATCGGGGTTTAGATATATCAGACGTTTAGCATACAGATTTAATGTTTTTTCACGGTTTCCTTCTTTTACTCTTTTAGGCATAAAAGCACTGTGATACTTGACCTTGTTCTCACCACAGTCATGAACACCTTGATCGTTATATTCGGGATTGAGCCCTTGAGCAGCCTCATCAAGGTTATTGTATCTTATTTTTCCGTCACAGTGTATACTTATTAAAGAGTTATCTTTAATGATAGTGTCGCGGAAAATCTGAGTTCCCATACTACTGTGTTTTACTGCACTGTTTTGAGAAGGTATCAGCTCAACAACAGAAAACACTTCCACGTGATCATTATAATATGCATTCGGGTCGTATGACAATACTGTCAGCCTTTCAACAGATACTGCCTGCGGATCATAAGGTATATTTAACAGCTTTGCAATCTTCTGGGTAACAATTTTAAAATTATCAGGTGTCAATCCATCAACTTTTACTACTAAAGTCAAACCTTTATTAGATAAACTACGCCAGTAAGCACATACATAAGCTGTATTAATCTTGAAATCTTTTTCAGTCATGTCGTCAACATCAATATATAAGTATCCTGTTGGTTTCGATACATTCTTACCTATGATGTAACCGTTAGAGAAGCTAAAATTAATAGTTATTGCAGGAAGCTTGTATTTTTTCGTATTTTGATACTCAGAAGATCCCTTTTTTAAAGATCGAGCATTCTCAACTAATTCTATATGTTCTGGTGGTGGATTACGAATAAATTCAATAACTTCTCCGATATTTTGAAATGAGCCTGTAATAGTTCTGTTGGTACAATGTGATATTCTATTTATCATAAAATTACTGTGAAAAAGACATAGCAATAGCCCTCCATAGTATCTTTACTACAGCTATATCTTGATTCGTTAAAATTTTTGGAGATTTAAAAAGATTGTTACTTAGCAGTTGAAGCTAAATCGTTTCAATGATAATATTGCTTAGAAACGAATTATAAAATGACGTAGAGGTTTTCTAAAATTTAATTTTTAAAAAGATCTAAATTACCAATCAAATGCTACCTTGGCAATATCAAGTTTAGAGATATCATATCCTCTTTCAGAAACTAGAAAATTTATTATTCTAGATTCTATATATTCTAAATGTATTTCAAAAATTGGATTATATGTTATTCCCACAAAAATATCATTATAACCAGTATCTTCACATATATATATGTCAGCACAGAAGTATTTATCAGAGTATACAAGTATTTGATCTATTTCCCAATCAGCAAAGTTAAGAAGAGGTTCATAAAGCTGGAAAATTGTGTTAGAAATATTAATACTTTCTTTTGATTTAATTGAATCTTGTTTCATTTTTTTTATATTTAAAGTTAATATTGAAGCATTCCGCAGTTTATTACGGTGGCTATTATGTTGTTAATTATTTATATAAGAGGGTTAAGTTCCCGAATCGGATCACACAAGTTATTGTTAGCTATCTAGCTGTGAGAGGACATCAGATTTAGAGTAATACACTCGCTTTCCTAATTTCTTGGCTTTTAATACTCCTTGGTTATTCCAGTGAAACAATGTTGTTAAACTAACATTTAAAAGCTTTGCAGTTTCTTCACGAGTATAAAACTCTTTTTCTTCTGATTGTACAGGAATAATTTTTTCTAATTCTTCCCTAACAAGTTTTTGAATAAATTGACCAAAAGAATTTATATCTATTTGCATCAATTGAATAGCTGAATTTGTCATAATATTTTTTGTTTAATTATTATGATGCAAACATATAGACAGGGAAAGTAGGGAAAAATTAGGGGAAATATTTTTCGCTTAACTAAACACAACCAACTGTTAATCAGTAAGAAAAATTTAATATTTTTTTAGTTCTGGAATTGGTTTTAATTTTTCCCTATCAATTCTTAACGAATATTCTATCTCTGAAAGAAAAGCATTAGTAGATTTAGTAGAAAATGGGAAGTGTTTACCATGTGAATTGTCAATATCGATGAAATATTTGTGATATTGCTGTTTATTTTCTCTCATATTATCTTTATTAAATTTAGTAATCCTTTTAAAGGAAGCAATTGTATCAAATTTTTTTCCTACAACATCTTTGAAGTAATCAAAAATGTAGAAAAAATAACAAAACCTAAAGAAATAAATATCAGTTTTAAATTCCATTTCCTTAATACCAATGCTACTATATTTATTTTCAGACAATGCGCTTAAAACAATTTTAATCTCATCAATATCAAAATTTTTAGATTTAAGATATTCGATAAAATCTGATTTCTCAGTCATAAACTCGTCCAAATTATTCTCAATCCCTTTATCTTCCTGTGAATGAATTCTGTCTCCATACCTCAGAAAATTCAGGTATTTTAATTTCATTATATATAATGATTGCTCTGCATTTAACTCTGAATACTGATAAGGATTTATACATGTAAGGTTTACGCTTCGTAATAATTCAGAGGCGCTTAATATACTATAGTAATTTTTAAGAGACGCCTGTAAAGAAAAAATAAAAGATTTGTTATTCTTAGCAAAAACACCATCAAGTTGCGGAACTTCAAATGAATGTTCAAAAAGTAATTTCTCATTTTTATTTATTTGATAATCTAAGTATTCTTTACTGCTAAAACTCTTGCTGTTAAAATATTTATTGAGAAAAAATGATTCTGATACACCATTAGTTTCTCTGATAAAACGATTCAAAAAATTTGATGCTCGTTTGTACAAAGAAAATATGAGCGAGGCATAGTAACTTATGTAAACATCTGGAGCTACAATTCTCAACATAAAATAATTCTCAAAATGCTCTATAATTGATGCTAAACTAACTTCGC encodes the following:
- a CDS encoding BT4734/BF3469 family protein; this translates as MINRISHCTNRTITGSFQNIGEVIEFIRNPPPEHIELVENARSLKKGSSEYQNTKKYKLPAITINFSFSNGYIIGKNVSKPTGYLYIDVDDMTEKDFKINTAYVCAYWRSLSNKGLTLVVKVDGLTPDNFKIVTQKIAKLLNIPYDPQAVSVERLTVLSYDPNAYYNDHVEVFSVVELIPSQNSAVKHSSMGTQIFRDTIIKDNSLISIHCDGKIRYNNLDEAAQGLNPEYNDQGVHDCGENKVKYHSAFMPKRVKEGNREKTLNLYAKRLIYLNPDLSIETLSKLIHTANMLNLLVPLENKEVREIIDKAFNARKALRTNKTKRFFFQDVTLTPVEKSRKCLDVLNQEKREKTLEKKNQISELFCNWDCHTGGKVTPKKVMDLTGLKKTMVYNYFRDNKNNVPNCG
- a CDS encoding helix-turn-helix domain-containing protein — encoded protein: MTNSAIQLMQIDINSFGQFIQKLVREELEKIIPVQSEEKEFYTREETAKLLNVSLTTLFHWNNQGVLKAKKLGKRVYYSKSDVLSQLDS